The following is a genomic window from Stenotrophomonas maltophilia.
AATGATCTGTACTACTTCGCGATGGTGGTCGACCACGGCGGATTCGCCGCCGCCGAGCGCGCCCTGGGCATCCCCAAGTCGCGCCTGAGCCGCCGCATCAGCCAGCTGGAGACCGACCTGGGCGTGCGTCTGCTGCAGCGCTCCACGCGTCGCTTCGCGGTCACCGACGTCGGCACCAGCGTGCACCGCCACGCCCAGACCATGCTGGCCGAGGCGCAGGCTGCGCGCGAAGTTGTGGACCGCCTCAGTGCGGAACCGCGTGGCGTGGTGCGTGCCAGCGTGCCGGTGTCGCTGGCGCAGATGCAGCTGCCCAAGCTGCTGCCCAAGTTCCTTGAGCAGTACCCGAAGGTGCGCCTGCAGCTGAACATCAGCAACCGCCGCGTGGACATCATCAATGAAGGCTACGACGTGGCCCTGCGCGTGCGCTCGCGGCTGGACGACGACGGCAGCCTGGTGATGCGCAGCTTCGGCCAGGTGCAGGAACTGCTGGTGGCCAGCCCGAAGTATCTGGACCGCGCCGGTCGCCCGAAGGACCCGGAGGAGCTGGCCCAGCACGTCACCCTCAGCATCAGCGAAGACGAAGCGCGCCAGCGCTGGGAGCTGCATGGCCCGGAAGGCGAGGTGCGTCGGGTCGACCTGCAGCCGCGCGTGGCCGGCTTCGATTTCCCGCTGCTGCAGAGCATGGTCAAAGATGGCTTCGGCATCACCATGCTGCCGGAAACCGTGTGCGCCGA
Proteins encoded in this region:
- a CDS encoding LysR family transcriptional regulator, with amino-acid sequence MHDLNDLYYFAMVVDHGGFAAAERALGIPKSRLSRRISQLETDLGVRLLQRSTRRFAVTDVGTSVHRHAQTMLAEAQAAREVVDRLSAEPRGVVRASVPVSLAQMQLPKLLPKFLEQYPKVRLQLNISNRRVDIINEGYDVALRVRSRLDDDGSLVMRSFGQVQELLVASPKYLDRAGRPKDPEELAQHVTLSISEDEARQRWELHGPEGEVRRVDLQPRVAGFDFPLLQSMVKDGFGITMLPETVCADAVRNGELEVVLPDWSLPQGVCHAVFASRRGLLPAVRVFIDFLAEHLPPQLEASRLHCDGACEKAKERIKASALGALAVDAG